In Parageobacillus sp. KH3-4, the genomic window TACTTTGTCGATGTGCCGGGATATGGATTTGCGAAGGTTTCAAAGAAAGAGCGGGAAGCATGGGGGAAAATGATGGAAACGTATTTTACGACAAGAGAACAGCTGCGGGCAGTAGTACTGCTCGTTGACTTGCGCCATCCGCCAACGAAAGACGATGTGATGATGTATGAGTTTTTGAAGCATTACGAAATTCCCACGATCATTGTTGCAACAAAAGCCGATAAAGTTCCAAAAGGAAAATGGCAAAAACATCAAAAAGTTGTGCGCGAAACGCTGAATATCGTTGATGGAGACGAATTGATCGTATTTTCGGCGGAGACAGGGCAAGGAAAAGAAGAAGCGTGGGCGGCGCTAGAACGATTTCTTTAAGCGAAAAAACACCAGCAGAAAGGCGGCTGGTGTTTTTTTTGCATGGATTATTTTCGTTTTATCAATAATATGTATATACCAACAATGATTAGTCCAAACGGCCAAAATTTCCAAACGGATGAAATGCTCGTTTCTACGATGTGAAACAAATGTGAAAACCGTTCAGAAAACAGCAGGATAAAGGCTAATGCTAGAAAAAATATGCTTTGGCCGAGCCCATTTTTTGTTTTCCGAGAGCTAAAGAAAAACGCGATGGCAATGATGAGAAAAAACACGCCAACATGGTTTGGCCAGCGTTTGAACCAGCTTGCAAGTAAAAAATGGAGACCAAATCCAAACAACACGATCCCAGGGAAAATGTGCTGGTATTCGCGTGCCGAGTATGCCTGTGCGATCAACGCGGTGCCAAAAACGATAAGCAACGCAGGCCAATCTTGAAAGAAACGCAGCGGTGGGAGATGAAGTTGGTTTGCTAAAAAATAAACGCCAAGTCCAACAAGAATAATGCCAGAAAACGTCGTTTGTTTCTTCATCGGTTCCTCCCGTTTTTCGACAAACTTTTTTTGTGATACAATGATACTGTATAAAGTTTATCATATGCTTTCTATCGTGTTCACACTTTTTTCAACAAAGAAAAAAGATACATGTGCTATAATAGAAAAAGACGTTGATTGTACTTGTTTATAAGGGGGTATAAAGGAAGTGCATATTGTTGTTGTTGGCGTAAACTACAAAACGACCCCTGTTGAAATCCGTGAAAAACTTGCGTTTAGTGAGTCGGAATTGGTCGATGCGATGAAACAATTGCAGCAGCAAAAAAGCGTTTTGGAAAATGTGATTGTTTCTACGTGCAATCGTACCGAAGTTTACGCGGTCGTTGATCAGCTGCATACCGGTCGTTATTATATAAAATCATTTTTAGCGAATTGGTTTCACATGGATGCCGATGCGCTTACGCCGTATTTAAACATATTGGAAAACGAAGCGGCGGTGGAACATTTATTCCGTGTTGCTTCCGGTTTGGATTCCATGATTTTAGGGGAAACGCAAATTTTAGGGCAAGTCAAATCAAGCTATCTTCTTGCCCAAAAAGAGGGAACAATTGGCACGATATTTAATCAGCTATTTAAGCAGGCAGTCACATTCGCAAAGCGCGCCCATTCCGAAACAGAAATCGGTGCGAACGCGGTGTCGGTAAGCTACGCGGCGGTCGAGCTTGCCAAAAAGATTTTTGGCGATTTATCTTCGAAACACGTTTTAATTATCGGCGCTGGGAAAATGGGAGAATTAGCCGTGCAAAATTTATATGGCAGTGGCGTAAAAACAGTAACGGTCGTCAACCGAACACTCGGAAAAGCAGAGAAGCTGGCGAAAAAGTTTTCTGGAACGGCAAGATCGCTTTGCGAACTGTCTTGTGCGCTTTTAGAAGCGGACATTGTCATTAGCTCTACTGGGGCAAAAGATTATATTATCACGAAGGAAATGATGGTTCATGTCGAGAAAATGCGGAAAGGGCGTCCGCTATTTATGGTTGATATCGCTGTCCCGCGCGATTTAGATCCGGCGCTTGCCGAGCTAGAAAGCGTCTTTTTATATGATATTGACGATTTGGAAGGAATCGTGCAAGCGAATTTAGAAGAACGCAAAAAAGCAGCAGCGCAAATCGAGCGCATGATCGAAACAGAACTTGCCGCCTTCCAACAATGGCTTCATACGCTTGGCGTTGTGCCTGTTATCGCTGCGCTTCGTGAAAAAGCGCTGGCGATTCAAGCGGAGACGATGCAAAGCATTGAGCGGAAATTGCCGCATTTATCGGAACGTGACCGGAAAGTGTTGAACAAACATACAAAAAGCATCATTAATCAATTGCTGCGCGATCCGATTTTACGCGCGAAAGAGCTGGCGGCAGAGCCAAATGCCGAAGAAGCGTTGCAATTGTTTATGAAAATTTTCAATATCGAAGATGCCGTAAAAGCGCAAAAGCAAGCGAAAACAACGGATGGTCAACGCGTCGCTATGCCGTCTCTACAGTCATAAGAGAGGATTTAGGCATATGTTAGAGATAACCATGACCCGGTTATATGAGCTGTCTATTCTTTTGTACGTGTTGTCTATACTTCTATACTTTATTGATTTTCTCCAGCGTAACCGGAAGGCGAACCAAGTCGCTTTCTGGTTACTTTCTATTGTTTGGATGTTGCAAACGTTTTTTTTCTTGTTCCGTATTGCGCAGACGGGGCGTTTCCCAATTTTAACGATGTCGGAAGGTCTTTATTTTTACGCATGGTTGCTCATTACGTTGTCCCTTGTCATTAACCGGTTGCTTCGCGTTGATTTTATCGTCTTTTTTACGAACGTGCTAGCGTTTTTAATTTTAGCGATTCATACGTTCGCGCCGAACCATCATCAATCGCCGGCTGTCGCCGAAAAACTCATTTCCGAATTGTTGATGATTCATATTACAATGGCATTGTTAGCCTATGCGGCATTTTCGCTTTCGTTTATTTTTTCGGTGCTGTATATGCTTCAATACAGCTTGTTGAAACGGAAAAAATGGGGAGAGCGGTTATGGCGGATGGCTGATTTAACGAAGTTAGATTTTATGTCGTACGTTTTAAATTTAATCGGATTGCCTATGTTGTTATTAGGATTAATTCTTGGAGTGATCTGGGCATACATCAAATTGGAGCATTTTCACTGGTATGACGTAAAAGTGTTAGGCTCGTTTATTGTGCTTGTAGTGTATAGCATCTATTTTTATAAGCGCGTCGTCCAGCAAGTGCAAGGAAAAACGATTGCGCTATGGAATATTGGCTCGTTTTTATTTTTATTGGTAAACTTTCTCTTATTCGGTAGTTTATCGAAGTTTCATTTTTGGTATTCGTAGCCTTAGTGGAGGATGGAAGATGAGAAAAGTAATCGTTGGCTCGCGGCGCAGCAAACTTGCGCTCACCCAGACGAACTGGGTCATTGAACGGCTTCGGCAATTGGGGGCGCCGTTTGAGTTTGAAGTAAAAGAAATTGTTACGAAAGGCGATAAAATTATTGATGTAACGCTGTCAAAAGTCGGCGGCAAAGGATTGTTCGTCAAAGAGATTGAGCATGCGATGCTAAACAACGAGATTGATATGGCCGTCCATAGCATGAAAGACATGCCCGCTGTGTTGCCTGATGGCCTGATCATCGGCTGCGTGCCGCCGCGTGAGGATCATCGTGATGTATTGATTAGCAAAAACAAAGAAACGCTTGCGGACCTTCCAAGCGGAGCGGTCGTTGGGACAAGCAGTTTGCGCCGTTCCGCGCAAATATTGGCGAAGCGGCCAGATTTAACGATCAAATGGATTCGCGGCAACATCGACACGAGGATTGCGAAGCTGCAAACCGAAAATTATGACGCCATTGTTCTTGCGGCGGCTGGATTGGTGCGCATGGGCTGGGCAAGCGATGTCATCACGGAATATTTATCGACAGACGTATGCCTTCCTGCCGTTGGACAAGGGGCGCTGGCGGTGGAATGCCGCGAAAGTGACGAAGAATTGCGGGAGTGGCTGCAAAAATTAAACGACATCGATACTGAGCGGTCTGTTTATGCGGAACGTGCATTTTTGCGGCAACTGGAAGGCGGCTGTCAAGTGCCGATTGCCGGCTATGCGCATGTCGATAATCGAAATGACATCGTATTAACCGCGCTTGTCGCCTCACCTGATGGAAAAGAGCTGTATAAAGAAACGGTAAGCGGATCAGATCCGGAAAACGTCGGAACGACCGCTGCGAAATTGTTAATAAAGCGTGGGGCGAAAGCGTTAATCGATCGCGCCAAAGAGGAGATGAATCGGTAATGGCAAGCGGTCCGTTGTCGGGAAAAACGGTGCTTGTGACACGGGAAAAAGAACAGGCAAAAGCGTTTTCCGAAAAGCTGCGTGAAGCCGGAGCGATCCCGATAGAAGTTCCGCTTATTGCGATTTCCCCTTCTTCCCATCGTGAAGAGATCGAGCGGTGCGCACGTCAGCTTTCTGATTATGATTGGCTCATTTTCACAAGCGCGAACGGCGTGCGTTTTTTCTTCCCGTTTGTCAAAAAGAAAGCGCTGCTTCCAAAAGTAGCGGTCGTCGGCAAAAAAACAGCGGCAGCGTTAAAAGCGCATGGCGTTTCTCCTGCCGTCGTCCCTGATGAATTTGTTGCCGAAGGCGTCATCGAGGCGCTAAAACCGCTTGTAAAGCCGCATGATCGCGTTCTTTTAGTCAAAGGAAATTTGGCAAGGACGGTATTGCGGGACGCACTAATCGACATGGGAGCAGACGTAACGGACCTTATTGTATATAAAACGTCGATGAACGAAGCGGGAAAAGAACAATTGCTATGTTTGCTCCGGGAAAAAAAACTCGATGTAATTACGTTTACAAGCTCTTCGACCGTACAAAGCTTTATGCGGATGGTGGAAGGAGAAGATACCGCTTCATTGCTTGACGGCTGCGCAATCGCCTGCATCGGACCGATTACGAAGGAGATGGCGGAAAAAGCGGGGCTTTCCGTGCATATTTGTCCAAACGAGTATACCATTGATGCTATGATTAAAGAGATGGAGACATATTTTGCAAAATGTGCTGGAGGGAAAATGAATGGAAACGTTACGATTTGATCGCCATCGCCGTTTGCGGCAGACCGCAAATTTGCGGGCGATGGTGCGGGAAACGCATCTTCATGTAGACGATCTTATTTATCCGATCTTTGTTGTCGAAGGAAGCGGGGTAAAAAGAGAAGTGCCATCGATGCCCGGAATATACCAATTTTCGCTTGACCGTTTAAATGAAGAAATGGACGAAGTCGTCCAGCTCGGCATTAAATCGTTGATCGTCTTTGGCGTGCCAGCGGAAAAAGATGAAGTCGGCTCACAGGCATATTGCGAGCATGGCATCGTCCAGCGGGCGATCCGCCAAATGAAAGAAAATTATCCGGATATCGTCGTCATCGCCGATACATGTTTGTGCGAATATACGAGCCATGGGCATTGCGGCGTTGTCGAAAATGAACAAGTATTAAACGATCCATCGCTGGAATTGCTGGTGAAAACGGCTGTCAGCCAAGCGAAAGCGGGAGCGGATATTATCGCGCCTTCCAATATGATGGACGGCTTTGTCGCGGCGATCCGCCGTGGACTCGATGAAGCCGGATTTATAAACGTACCGATTATGTCGTATGCGATTAAATATGCGTCCGCGTTTTACGGTCCGTTTCGTGACGCTGCGGATAGCGCGCCGCAATTTGGCGATCGGAAAACATATCAAATGGATCCGGCAAACCGCCGCGA contains:
- the yihA gene encoding ribosome biogenesis GTP-binding protein YihA/YsxC — its product is MNVTKAEIVISAVKPEQYPDGLLPEFALAGRSNVGKSSFINKMINRKNLARTSSKPGKTQTLNFYLINESLYFVDVPGYGFAKVSKKEREAWGKMMETYFTTREQLRAVVLLVDLRHPPTKDDVMMYEFLKHYEIPTIIVATKADKVPKGKWQKHQKVVRETLNIVDGDELIVFSAETGQGKEEAWAALERFL
- a CDS encoding DUF5668 domain-containing protein, producing the protein MKKQTTFSGIILVGLGVYFLANQLHLPPLRFFQDWPALLIVFGTALIAQAYSAREYQHIFPGIVLFGFGLHFLLASWFKRWPNHVGVFFLIIAIAFFFSSRKTKNGLGQSIFFLALAFILLFSERFSHLFHIVETSISSVWKFWPFGLIIVGIYILLIKRK
- the hemA gene encoding glutamyl-tRNA reductase, translated to MHIVVVGVNYKTTPVEIREKLAFSESELVDAMKQLQQQKSVLENVIVSTCNRTEVYAVVDQLHTGRYYIKSFLANWFHMDADALTPYLNILENEAAVEHLFRVASGLDSMILGETQILGQVKSSYLLAQKEGTIGTIFNQLFKQAVTFAKRAHSETEIGANAVSVSYAAVELAKKIFGDLSSKHVLIIGAGKMGELAVQNLYGSGVKTVTVVNRTLGKAEKLAKKFSGTARSLCELSCALLEADIVISSTGAKDYIITKEMMVHVEKMRKGRPLFMVDIAVPRDLDPALAELESVFLYDIDDLEGIVQANLEERKKAAAQIERMIETELAAFQQWLHTLGVVPVIAALREKALAIQAETMQSIERKLPHLSERDRKVLNKHTKSIINQLLRDPILRAKELAAEPNAEEALQLFMKIFNIEDAVKAQKQAKTTDGQRVAMPSLQS
- a CDS encoding cytochrome c biogenesis protein, encoding MLEITMTRLYELSILLYVLSILLYFIDFLQRNRKANQVAFWLLSIVWMLQTFFFLFRIAQTGRFPILTMSEGLYFYAWLLITLSLVINRLLRVDFIVFFTNVLAFLILAIHTFAPNHHQSPAVAEKLISELLMIHITMALLAYAAFSLSFIFSVLYMLQYSLLKRKKWGERLWRMADLTKLDFMSYVLNLIGLPMLLLGLILGVIWAYIKLEHFHWYDVKVLGSFIVLVVYSIYFYKRVVQQVQGKTIALWNIGSFLFLLVNFLLFGSLSKFHFWYS
- the hemC gene encoding hydroxymethylbilane synthase encodes the protein MRKVIVGSRRSKLALTQTNWVIERLRQLGAPFEFEVKEIVTKGDKIIDVTLSKVGGKGLFVKEIEHAMLNNEIDMAVHSMKDMPAVLPDGLIIGCVPPREDHRDVLISKNKETLADLPSGAVVGTSSLRRSAQILAKRPDLTIKWIRGNIDTRIAKLQTENYDAIVLAAAGLVRMGWASDVITEYLSTDVCLPAVGQGALAVECRESDEELREWLQKLNDIDTERSVYAERAFLRQLEGGCQVPIAGYAHVDNRNDIVLTALVASPDGKELYKETVSGSDPENVGTTAAKLLIKRGAKALIDRAKEEMNR
- a CDS encoding uroporphyrinogen-III synthase → MASGPLSGKTVLVTREKEQAKAFSEKLREAGAIPIEVPLIAISPSSHREEIERCARQLSDYDWLIFTSANGVRFFFPFVKKKALLPKVAVVGKKTAAALKAHGVSPAVVPDEFVAEGVIEALKPLVKPHDRVLLVKGNLARTVLRDALIDMGADVTDLIVYKTSMNEAGKEQLLCLLREKKLDVITFTSSSTVQSFMRMVEGEDTASLLDGCAIACIGPITKEMAEKAGLSVHICPNEYTIDAMIKEMETYFAKCAGGKMNGNVTI
- the hemB gene encoding porphobilinogen synthase, encoding METLRFDRHRRLRQTANLRAMVRETHLHVDDLIYPIFVVEGSGVKREVPSMPGIYQFSLDRLNEEMDEVVQLGIKSLIVFGVPAEKDEVGSQAYCEHGIVQRAIRQMKENYPDIVVIADTCLCEYTSHGHCGVVENEQVLNDPSLELLVKTAVSQAKAGADIIAPSNMMDGFVAAIRRGLDEAGFINVPIMSYAIKYASAFYGPFRDAADSAPQFGDRKTYQMDPANRREAFREAESDVREGADFLMVKPALSYLDIIRDIKNHFHLPIVAYNVSGEYSMVKAAAQNGWINEKDIVMEMLISMKRAGADLIMTYFAKDAARWLNE